From the genome of Flavobacterium luteolum, one region includes:
- a CDS encoding SusC/RagA family TonB-linked outer membrane protein produces MILLTKQKPTKDWLSSEKWKITKLTSGALLALTLQTSFAAELKESKFSNKLTTNLALTNSKSTSFAIEKLIKGKVTGSQGEPLPGVNILVKGTKITAVTDFDGNFTIEVPDSNSILVFSYTGFLTKEVRADDAVSIQLVEQNQTLNEVVVVGYGTQKKASTTGAIASIKGGVLTQNASANVSNGIAGRMSGVIASNRSGRPGDDSSTLLIRGFNSFGGGTSPLVVVDGIPDRDLNRINPDDIESVTVLKDASAAIYGVRSANGVILVTTKRGKVGAPTIKVDGSYGIQQLTRMSERVNSWEYMTYYNELNAHKGTTLPYTQAEIDKYKAGNDPNYTSTDWMKQVYRKDAPQANLSLSVNGGNEQVKYFFSGQYLNQESNLRYSDERYRQFNLRSNIDVNITSNFKVNLDIATRKEDRNYPAVSIGSIMHETVSMYPFIPAYWKNGYPSSGITNGRNPILMSSPAAGYDHVVNLIVNPKIGFELKLPRITEGLSLSGYAAFDYNVRSEKKFTKPWDAYSYDKTNDSYNNVKNSTSITSVMQEERIANQNTYFVKLAYDRKFNKHAVNAFVGYEQTTMDKTQTYAYRRDLLSDQLDQIFTGSTKGQNATGGAYQDGRESFLGRVAYNFDDKYFAEVSARYNGSFNFPSSTRWGMFPAISAGWKISEEPFFKNNIKLIDQLKIRASWGRMGNDDLRETINGVDYLNQYLFLTRYQLTTDQQLYSYFGSDYTLNNSIYLSSTPNPNITWEIQDSKNIGFDFGFFGNKLTATFDYFSNKRSDILAARNASVPLYTGLSLPKENIGKTVNRGTDWSVNYADHINSFKYSVGFNFTYAQSEVLFRDEAENIPAWQKSTGRAIDSWLVYQTNGIYRTQAEVDNSPHFEGAKPGDLWVKDTDGDGNITSNDKVRIPESATPKIAYGIPMRAEYKGFSIDMLWTGQAKAKQVILPQAQGAIVAPPRWLYDDRYTADNPNSKYPVAFNDSDPRNNIEADFWLKDASFFRLKSLEVSYTLPEKVLSRFGILNTRFYAGGTNLFSIDHMKQYNLDPETNNKTGVIYPQTRIYRIGVSIEL; encoded by the coding sequence ATGATTTTATTAACCAAACAAAAACCAACAAAAGATTGGCTCTCTTCTGAAAAATGGAAGATAACCAAACTAACATCAGGAGCCTTACTAGCACTTACTTTACAAACTTCTTTTGCAGCAGAGTTAAAAGAGAGTAAATTCTCTAATAAACTGACTACTAATTTAGCTCTGACAAACAGCAAAAGCACATCTTTTGCCATAGAAAAACTAATAAAGGGAAAAGTAACTGGCTCACAAGGAGAACCGCTTCCTGGTGTAAACATTCTGGTAAAAGGAACAAAAATTACAGCTGTAACAGACTTTGACGGTAATTTTACTATTGAAGTTCCAGACTCCAACAGCATTCTTGTTTTTTCTTATACAGGATTTTTAACAAAAGAAGTTCGTGCAGACGACGCAGTAAGCATTCAGCTTGTAGAGCAGAATCAAACCTTAAATGAAGTTGTTGTCGTTGGGTATGGAACGCAGAAAAAAGCTTCTACAACGGGAGCAATTGCATCGATTAAAGGAGGTGTTTTAACTCAAAATGCATCTGCAAACGTATCTAACGGAATTGCCGGACGTATGTCTGGAGTAATCGCCAGTAACCGTTCTGGAAGACCTGGTGATGACAGCTCTACTCTTTTAATTAGAGGTTTTAACTCATTTGGAGGAGGGACAAGTCCGCTTGTAGTTGTGGATGGTATTCCTGATCGTGATTTGAACAGGATAAACCCTGATGATATTGAATCTGTAACGGTTCTAAAAGATGCATCGGCAGCTATTTATGGAGTTCGTTCTGCAAATGGAGTTATTCTGGTAACTACCAAAAGAGGAAAAGTTGGTGCTCCAACAATCAAAGTTGACGGATCTTATGGTATTCAGCAGTTAACCAGAATGAGCGAAAGAGTTAATTCTTGGGAATACATGACGTATTACAACGAACTGAATGCTCATAAAGGAACAACACTTCCTTATACTCAGGCAGAAATTGACAAATACAAAGCTGGAAACGATCCAAATTACACCAGTACAGACTGGATGAAGCAGGTTTATAGAAAAGATGCTCCACAAGCTAACCTTTCACTTTCTGTAAATGGTGGTAATGAACAGGTTAAATATTTCTTTTCTGGACAATACTTAAATCAGGAAAGTAACCTTAGATACAGTGACGAGAGATACAGACAATTCAATTTAAGATCAAATATTGATGTTAATATCACTTCGAACTTTAAGGTTAACTTAGACATTGCTACTCGTAAAGAAGATAGAAATTATCCTGCGGTAAGCATTGGAAGTATCATGCACGAGACGGTTAGTATGTATCCTTTTATTCCTGCATATTGGAAAAATGGTTATCCATCATCTGGTATCACAAATGGTAGAAACCCAATTTTAATGTCTTCACCAGCGGCAGGCTATGATCACGTGGTAAACTTAATTGTAAATCCAAAAATTGGATTTGAATTAAAATTGCCAAGAATAACTGAGGGATTATCACTTAGCGGATATGCAGCATTTGACTATAATGTTCGCAGTGAAAAGAAATTCACAAAACCGTGGGATGCTTATTCTTACGACAAAACCAATGACAGTTACAATAACGTAAAAAACAGCACGAGCATAACAAGCGTAATGCAAGAAGAGCGAATTGCGAATCAAAACACGTATTTCGTAAAATTAGCCTACGATCGTAAATTCAACAAACACGCCGTAAATGCTTTTGTCGGATATGAGCAGACTACAATGGACAAAACGCAAACGTATGCTTACAGAAGAGATTTATTGAGCGATCAATTGGATCAGATTTTTACTGGAAGTACTAAAGGACAAAATGCTACAGGCGGCGCATATCAAGACGGACGTGAAAGTTTCCTTGGAAGGGTTGCTTACAATTTTGATGATAAATATTTTGCCGAAGTTTCTGCCCGTTATAACGGATCATTCAACTTCCCTTCTTCTACTCGTTGGGGTATGTTCCCTGCTATTAGTGCTGGTTGGAAAATCTCTGAAGAGCCTTTCTTCAAAAATAACATCAAATTAATTGACCAGCTTAAAATAAGAGCTTCTTGGGGAAGAATGGGTAATGACGATTTAAGAGAGACTATTAATGGAGTGGATTATCTTAACCAATATCTTTTCTTAACAAGATATCAGCTAACAACAGATCAGCAGCTTTATAGCTATTTTGGATCAGATTATACGTTGAACAATAGTATTTATCTTTCTTCTACTCCGAACCCAAATATTACATGGGAAATTCAAGATTCTAAAAACATTGGTTTTGATTTCGGATTCTTTGGAAATAAATTAACGGCAACTTTTGACTATTTCAGCAATAAAAGATCTGACATTTTAGCAGCAAGAAATGCGTCTGTGCCTTTGTACACAGGATTATCTCTTCCAAAAGAAAACATTGGAAAAACGGTAAACAGAGGTACTGACTGGTCTGTGAATTATGCCGATCATATCAATAGTTTTAAATATAGTGTTGGTTTTAACTTTACTTACGCACAAAGTGAAGTATTGTTTCGCGATGAAGCAGAAAATATTCCAGCTTGGCAAAAATCGACTGGAAGAGCTATCGATTCTTGGTTAGTATACCAAACAAACGGAATTTATCGCACTCAGGCAGAAGTAGACAATTCCCCTCATTTTGAAGGAGCAAAACCAGGTGATCTTTGGGTAAAAGATACTGACGGCGATGGAAACATCACTTCTAATGATAAAGTAAGAATTCCAGAATCTGCAACACCAAAAATTGCTTATGGAATTCCTATGAGAGCTGAATACAAAGGTTTTTCTATAGATATGCTTTGGACAGGACAGGCAAAAGCAAAACAAGTAATACTTCCGCAAGCTCAAGGAGCTATTGTAGCGCCTCCAAGATGGTTGTACGACGACAGATACACAGCAGATAATCCAAATTCTAAATACCCTGTTGCATTCAATGATTCTGATCCGAGAAACAATATTGAAGCGGACTTTTGGCTAAAAGACGCGTCATTCTTCAGATTAAAATCTTTAGAAGTTTCCTATACATTACCAGAAAAAGTCTTGTCTAGATTCGGAATATTAAATACGAGGTTTTATGCTGGAGGAACTAATTTGTTTTCTATTGACCACATGAAACAATACAATTTAGACCCTGAAACAAATAATAAAACTGGCGTAATTTATCCACAAACCCGTATCTACAGAATCGGTGTAAGCATTGAATTATAA
- a CDS encoding RagB/SusD family nutrient uptake outer membrane protein — protein sequence MKNYKINKLFNIKKKVVIAAALFIAIAAVTSCSEDPLDKAPLDSYTDENVWNDLKLTEAFVNNLYTVLPSTQHNWNDKTNRSWILSTACDEAFNNFNDYDVWNLNSGALTPDNAGDFNTWKPTYATIQNCNIFLSRIDNVPGDEAWRNRLKGEVLFLRAYAYFKLTSDYGGVPLVTKPFELNSDFKVDRSSYDQCVDFIVGELDKAAELLPLAATDLGRVTKGAALAIKSRTLLYAASPQWNPSNDLAKWKKASDAAKAVMDLNIYSLYDKKYEDLFTTNNSEVIFSRLSSKDPQWSAFNGVEMFNSPSGFHGWANFAPSQSHIDAYGTADGKDITDPTSGYDPQKPYVNRDPRFYKNIVYDGRAYGKPEFFQDRYDAGSSNKAEFYEGGLDSPQGWDTWNASKTRYTFRKYCDTTYNYNNETQTNKAWIISRLGEIYLNYAESEFKLGHEGTAIQYLNLLRQRAGITNPLTGLTGTALENKIRNERQVELCLEGFRYYDVRRWKIAEETENKPLMGVIITKNSDGSKTYTYSKVQERIFKPQHYLLPIPRDEINRTGLPQNPGYN from the coding sequence ATGAAAAATTATAAAATCAATAAACTATTTAATATAAAAAAGAAAGTAGTAATTGCGGCTGCTCTTTTTATTGCTATTGCTGCGGTAACATCCTGTAGCGAAGATCCATTAGACAAAGCTCCTTTGGATTCTTACACAGATGAAAATGTGTGGAATGACTTAAAACTTACAGAGGCTTTCGTTAATAATCTTTATACAGTATTGCCAAGCACCCAGCACAACTGGAACGACAAAACAAATCGAAGCTGGATCTTGTCTACTGCATGCGATGAAGCCTTTAATAATTTTAACGATTATGATGTGTGGAATCTTAATTCGGGAGCATTAACGCCTGACAACGCAGGAGATTTCAATACTTGGAAACCTACTTATGCTACTATTCAAAATTGCAATATCTTTTTGTCTCGAATTGATAACGTACCTGGAGATGAAGCTTGGAGAAACAGATTAAAAGGCGAAGTGCTTTTCTTAAGAGCTTATGCATACTTCAAATTAACTAGTGATTACGGTGGGGTTCCTCTGGTTACTAAACCTTTTGAGTTAAATAGTGATTTTAAAGTAGACCGCAGTTCTTATGATCAATGCGTTGACTTTATTGTGGGAGAATTGGACAAAGCGGCGGAATTACTTCCTTTAGCAGCTACAGATCTTGGAAGAGTTACAAAAGGGGCTGCACTTGCTATCAAATCAAGAACATTGCTTTATGCAGCAAGTCCGCAATGGAATCCTTCTAATGATCTGGCAAAATGGAAAAAAGCATCAGATGCTGCAAAAGCGGTTATGGATTTAAATATATATTCGCTTTACGATAAAAAGTATGAAGATCTTTTTACTACCAACAATTCAGAAGTTATTTTCTCTCGTTTGTCTAGTAAAGATCCACAATGGAGCGCATTTAATGGTGTAGAAATGTTTAATTCTCCGAGCGGTTTTCACGGATGGGCCAATTTTGCGCCAAGCCAAAGTCATATTGATGCTTACGGAACAGCTGACGGAAAAGATATTACAGATCCAACATCTGGTTACGATCCTCAAAAACCTTATGTAAACAGAGATCCGCGTTTTTATAAAAATATTGTTTATGATGGACGTGCTTACGGAAAACCTGAATTCTTTCAAGATCGTTACGATGCAGGAAGTTCAAATAAAGCCGAATTTTACGAAGGAGGTTTAGATTCTCCTCAAGGTTGGGATACTTGGAATGCTAGTAAAACTCGTTATACTTTCCGTAAATATTGCGATACAACGTACAATTACAATAATGAAACGCAAACTAATAAAGCTTGGATTATTTCTCGTTTAGGAGAAATTTATTTGAACTATGCTGAATCAGAATTTAAATTGGGACATGAAGGAACTGCAATTCAATATCTTAATTTATTAAGACAGCGTGCCGGAATAACAAATCCGTTAACTGGTTTAACAGGAACAGCTTTAGAGAATAAAATTCGTAACGAAAGACAAGTTGAATTATGTCTTGAAGGATTCCGCTATTATGACGTACGTCGTTGGAAAATAGCCGAAGAAACCGAAAACAAACCATTAATGGGAGTAATTATTACTAAAAACAGTGACGGATCTAAAACTTACACCTACTCCAAAGTTCAGGAAAGGATCTTTAAACCACAACATTATCTGCTTCCTATTCCAAGAGATGAAATTAACAGAACAGGTTTACCCCAGAACCCAGGTTATAATTAA